The Aquificaceae bacterium DNA segment ACTCTGGAATTGGTTAAAAACCCAGACATACTCGCAGAGCTCGGAAGGCTAAAGAAAGACTACGTGCTTATAGGCTTTGCTTTAGAAGAGAGGCAAAAACTCCAAGAAAACGCCCTTAAGAAACTGCAAGATAAAAACCTTGATGTTATAGTGGCAAACCCATTGGAAAGTATAGGTTCAGAGCAATACGAAGGCATAATCTTATTCAAAGAAGGAAAAGCGATAAACTTAAAGGCAAGCAACAAACTGCAGGCGAGCGAGCTCATGGTTAAGGAGTTGGTAAAGATTTTAGCTCCTTAAAGACCTCTTCCACTTCCAACTCAAAACCTTCAAGGATTTTTGACTTAACCTTTCCTCTCTCTGTGGCGTAGGAATAAAGCTCATAGCCATTTTCTGTAAGTTCGTAGACGAACATGGTTTTTTCTAAGGGAAATATAAGCCAGTATTCTTTAACCTTAAACCTCTCATATAACTTCCGCTTTTCCACAAAGTCCCTTACCAAAGTTTGAGGAGATATAACCTCCACCA contains these protein-coding regions:
- a CDS encoding Uma2 family endonuclease yields the protein YPECSRIELINREVYEMPGQCVNHQRVVGNLYFKLRSFLKEGMGEVLLSPVDVVFDQENVLQPDLVYVSDPSKVEDKVYGVPELVVEVISPQTLVRDFVEKRKLYERFKVKEYWLIFPLEKTMFVYELTENGYELYSYATERGKVKSKILEGFELEVEEVFKELKSLPTP